ATGGGCGTGGACGAGCCCGGAGAGGCCCCCGCCGATCACGACGGTCTCGATCTCGTTCACTGCCAGAACTCCTTCCGCTCGTCGATCATGCGGGCGAGCGACGCCAGGAACGCGGGGTGCGCGTTCAATCCCGGCGTCCGGCGGAAATGCGCGATCCCCGCGTCGGCCGCCGCGCGCGCGAAGAGCTGGTCGATTTCGAACAGCGTCTCGATGTGGTCGGTCACGAACGCGATCGGGACGACGAGCACCTGCTTCTCCCCTTTTCGTCCCAGCTCGGCGAGGACGTCGGCGGTCTGGGGACCGAGCCACTCGACCGGGCCGAGCTTCGACTGGTACGCGAGTCCCGTCCGGCGCTCCGGGCCGATCTCCCGCGCGATCGCGGCCACGGTCTGCCCGATCTCCCGTTCGTAGGGATCGTTCTCCTCGGTGACGAGCTTCTTCGGGATCGAATGCGCCGAGAAGAGGACGTAGGTCGCGCCCGGCGCCGTGTCGGGGAACGCCGCGAGCTCCCGCCGGATGAGATCGGCGTGGGCCGCGACGAAGCCGGGGTCGGCCGGAAACGAGCCCGTCTCGAGCAGCGTCGCCACTCGCGCGTACCGGTGCACGGCTTCCCGCGATCGGTCGAGCGCCCCCTTCGTCGTCGTCAGGGAGTACTGCGGATAGAGGGGAAGCGCGAGGAACCGGCGGCAGCCGCCCGCCGCCAGCTCGGCCACGACGTCCTCGACCAGCGGCCGGGAGCAGGTCATCGCGGTCCGCACGGCGACGTCGCGGCCGCGAGAGCGCAGGAGGGCCTCGACTCCCGCGGACTGCTCGTCCGTCAGGCGCCGGATCGG
The sequence above is a segment of the Thermoanaerobaculia bacterium genome. Coding sequences within it:
- the hemH gene encoding ferrochelatase; translation: MTDRAVLFLQLGGPETLADVRGFLYRLFADPEVIRVRSGILRRAIAASIALSRAGTSKKMYAAIGGGSPIRRLTDEQSAGVEALLRSRGRDVAVRTAMTCSRPLVEDVVAELAAGGCRRFLALPLYPQYSLTTTKGALDRSREAVHRYARVATLLETGSFPADPGFVAAHADLIRRELAAFPDTAPGATYVLFSAHSIPKKLVTEENDPYEREIGQTVAAIAREIGPERRTGLAYQSKLGPVEWLGPQTADVLAELGRKGEKQVLVVPIAFVTDHIETLFEIDQLFARAAADAGIAHFRRTPGLNAHPAFLASLARMIDERKEFWQ